In Aureibaculum algae, the following are encoded in one genomic region:
- a CDS encoding transposase, translating into MYKNDRVTRRYSEPFKLKILAELSTGKYTKSQLGKLYSIAPTTINEWIRKYERNDLMNTRVMVETKDEITRIKALQKEIEQLKKLVLKKDLDELVNESYLEVAAQKLGYKNVLELKKKLNI; encoded by the coding sequence ATGTATAAAAATGACAGAGTAACTAGACGTTACAGTGAACCTTTTAAATTAAAAATTTTAGCCGAACTTAGTACTGGTAAATACACAAAGAGTCAATTAGGAAAACTCTACAGTATTGCACCTACAACCATCAATGAATGGATCAGAAAGTACGAACGTAATGACTTAATGAACACTAGAGTTATGGTAGAAACCAAAGATGAGATAACACGAATTAAAGCACTCCAAAAAGAGATTGAACAACTTAAAAAACTAGTCTTGAAAAAGGATTTAGATGAGCTGGTAAATGAGTCTTACTTGGAAGTAGCCGCTCAAAAACTAGGCTATAAGAATGTTTTAGAACTTAAAAAAAAACTAAACATCTAG
- a CDS encoding IS3 family transposase — protein sequence MLAVSKDKGLTSIANICNCFDLKRDAFYKYRNRYKQRHIFKNQIIEIVKKRRKSLPREGVRKLMKSLKKDFDKEKLKVGRDTLFNVLREHQMLTLRKKYSCRTTNSYHRFYKYNNIIKNIEVNRPNQVWVSDITYIRTVKGFCYLALITDMHSRKIVGYDLSDSLELKGCIRALNKAIYQAKNIDGLIHHSDRGIQYCSNVYTQILKRKKINISMTEENHCYENAMAERVNGILKDEFYLDQTFTNVAHAKRATKNAINLYNEIRLHLSLDFKTPNMVYKLSA from the coding sequence ATATTAGCTGTATCTAAAGACAAGGGACTTACATCTATTGCTAACATTTGCAATTGTTTTGATTTAAAACGTGATGCCTTTTATAAATACCGTAACAGGTATAAACAAAGACATATATTTAAAAATCAGATCATTGAAATCGTTAAAAAAAGACGTAAGTCCTTACCTAGAGAAGGGGTGCGTAAACTCATGAAATCGTTGAAGAAAGACTTTGATAAAGAGAAACTAAAAGTGGGTAGAGACACCTTGTTTAATGTCCTTAGAGAACATCAAATGTTAACTCTTAGAAAGAAATACAGTTGTAGAACAACGAACTCTTATCATCGGTTTTATAAGTATAACAATATCATAAAAAATATTGAAGTTAATAGACCTAATCAAGTTTGGGTATCTGACATCACCTATATCAGAACCGTAAAAGGGTTTTGTTATCTAGCACTAATAACAGACATGCATTCGCGTAAAATTGTAGGATATGACCTGAGTGATAGCCTAGAATTAAAAGGTTGTATAAGAGCTCTTAATAAAGCGATATACCAAGCTAAAAATATTGATGGATTAATACATCATTCGGATAGAGGAATACAATATTGCAGTAATGTATACACCCAAATACTTAAAAGAAAAAAAATAAACATTAGTATGACTGAAGAAAACCATTGTTATGAAAATGCAATGGCCGAGCGTGTAAATGGTATTTTAAAAGATGAATTTTATTTAGACCAGACCTTTACTAATGTAGCACACGCCAAAAGAGCTACAAAAAATGCAATTAATTTATATAATGAAATAAGATTACACTTATCTTTAGACTTTAAAACACCAAATATGGTATATAAATTATCAGCCTAA